A segment of the Natronolimnobius sp. AArcel1 genome:
ACAGAACGGAGACACGACCGAGGGCTGTCAACCGAGATTGGCTGGAACAGGGATGGATACGGGAACAAGATTTCAGGCAAGAAGCGACGCCAACTAGCTCGCATGCGGCGGGAACATCGGCGGAGTCAGTGGCGCTCGAAACGCGAGCGGAATCTTGCAACTGGGCTTGGAGAAGTTCGTCGCATCATCGGTGCGCTCGGGTTAGCAGACACTCTTCGTGAACAGGCGTGTGCACTCTTTCGACAAGCCCAGAACCGAGACCTCTGTCATGGACGATCACTCGAGAGCATCGCAGCGGCAAGCGTCTACGCAGTCTGTCGGTGTAACGGACTCGGACGAACCCTCGAGCAGATCAGTCATGTCGCGGTGTGTTCACAGTCTCGTCTCGAGTGTGCGTACGCAGCGATGAACACCGATTTGGAACTTCCTACTGTCGTTCCACAGCCCCGGAGCGTTCTTCCACGACTCGCAAGCGAACTGGGCGTTCCAAACGACGTCCAACATCAAGCACTCGAGTTGGCGGCACTTGGAACGGAGGCCCGAATCACGACTGGCCGTCACCCACAGGGATTCGCTGCGGCCTGTCTGTACAGAGCGGGCCAAGAACGTGGCTGGCAGGTCACACAACAGGAACTCGCCGCGGTCTCGAACACGTCCCCGAAAACGATCCGAGCGCACAGAGATGCGCTTCTCGAGATCCTCGAGAGATAGAAAGCGGTGTGATGACGGTTGAGTTCGGCTCAGATCCACTGCTCGAGAGGGAACGCCTCGCAGGACGGCTTCACAAGAACAGAACTGATCTGTGATCAGTTGTTACAATTGGCGATACGAGAGTGGATGCAGCACCAAGTAGTTAGTGGGGCAGTCAGCGTGACTCACGTAGCGTCCGTCTTCCCGTTATCGTCGTTGAGCCACTGCAACACTGGGAAGCCATCGGGATCAGCTTGGGTAACCCACGTTTCCTCAAAATCTAGCGTGTTCATGTTCTCCGCAGCCCTCTCATCTTGCATCTCGTCGGTTGACAGCCCAACCACATTTCGGTCGCTCTCGCCGTCTCCGACTCCGTCCGTCTGACCCGTCGCCTCGGTGTCCCAGTAGCCCGCAGATACCACAGCGTCTTGCTCCCCGACGAATCCGCCAATAGTATCGTCGCCAATCACATCGACGGCAGCCCACGATTTAACCACCTCGCCTCCGGCGTTCGCTCCAACGAAACCGCCGACCTGGTCTTCACCAGTCACGTCACCACCAGCCCACGATTCCAACACCTCACCGGTGTTCCGCCCGACGAAACCGCCGACCGAGGTCTCACCAGTGATATCGGCCGCACACGTAAACGACTCCAACACTTCTCCGTCTCTGTTCTCCCCAACTAGGCCGCCAACATTACGCTCGCCCGTGATATTGGCTTCACACACAGATGACTCCAACACTTCTCCCTCCTCGTTCCTCCCGACGAGGCCGCCGACATTACGCTCGCCCGTAATATCGGCGTTGGTGACTGTGATATTCTTGATTGTCCCCATATTCCAACTGAAGAGCCCCATCCCTACATGCGATGTCCACCGGCGGTCAATCTTCAGGTCAGCAATTTCGTGGCCGTTTCCGTCAAACGTGCGGTTGAATGCCGACGTAGCATTGCCGGACGGCCGGTTCCCAATCGAGAGCCAGCCCCCATCAGAATTGCCGACGTGTTCGTCGTAGCCTGCGGTTGCCTCATCAAAGTTGGTGATCAGAACGTATTCATCGATGGCAGGGTCCTCGTCGCGGACGGCATTGAGGTCGTGCCAGTCTTCAATTTCTTTGACACCATTGTCAGAACCCAAACACCCCGTGACTGCGACTGTACTCACAGCACTGGCAGCAAGGAATGCTCGACGATCCAGACCGTGTCGACCGTGTTCCGGGGAGCGTCTATCGTTCACACTATTATTTTTAACACACTTGGTATAAGAAAGACGAGCTATATCTTCTGGGAGAATGAATCCGAAAAGCGCGTTATTCGCTCTCGAGCAGGTCCTCGACGTATTGATCTTCCCACTCACGGCGGGCTTCGATCTCACGCTGACCACGTTTGGTTAGTGTGTAGAAGTTCGTCCGACGGTCTTCCTGGCCTTTCTCGACGAGGCCCTTATCGACGATTGTGTCGAGGTTTGGGTACAGTCGTCCGTGGTGGATCTCTTTTTCATAGTAGTCCTCGAGTTCGTCTTTGATCGCGAGCCCGTGTGGTTCGTCTTGGCCGGCAACAGTGTACAAGAGATCGCGCTGGAAGCCTGTGAGATCGTACATACTGGTTCTGTATCTATCTGAGACCAAGTAATTAATGAAAGATGATAGTGGCTAGTAGTTAGTGCATCAAGCTTTCGATGAAGATTGTGTCTGAAACTCAGATTTCGCCTTCAGCAACCGTTGTGATTCGAAGTTCTTCGTTCACTTCATAGAGATAGCCACGCTCGACTAGCCGTGTCACTGCGTACTCAGCATCTCCCTGCTCGAGGTCTAACTCATTGGTTGACAATAATACCGAAATGGCACCATCGCGCTGAATTGCTGGAACCCGACAATTGTCCTCACCGCGTCCTTGCTGGGTGATCGCATCGACAAGAACGTCGTATGCCTCCAACACCCACTCAGGCAGCGGCGGACGAGGATCAGTCGCCAAGGACATCTGTCTGATCACCTACTAACAGTCAATTCGATATGCTGTTGCTTAATTCTACTCCCCAAAATCAACAACAATCGCGGACCGAAATCTGACTACCGCCTCGAGACGAGGCTCATAGAGTGTGTCTACCAACACGAAATCAAATCCCTGTCCTACTCCACCATCTCCAGTTGATCTACAAGAAACGAGATCGCTGAACAACGATCTATCTTATAATAGTGGAATCAAATTTTCTGGCCCAGAATCTGGTGGCGATGTTATTGGTGCTGGCTAACATCAAATTGGGTAGCGATCCGAGAATGAAAGAAGCTACCTCCGAAGAAGTCAGAGACGCAATCCTGGCCCTCGAGGATAACGAAGACTCTGAAGACACTGACGAAATTATCATTGCTGACGAGTGACTAGTGGAAAGGTCAAGGGGTCAGATCAACCACCACGTCTCTTCGGTGTCCCCAAGGGGACAAAGCCGAAAAAATACACCGCCCCCGCCCCACCTCCGCACAGCAGATCTCCAGTGATCCATACGAAATAGGGGTTAGATGGCGTCTGAGTTCACTTTCACCACGGTCTGGAAATTATTAAGAATACTCAGTTCCAATGTGATAAGGAATGGATACTAGGCCAATCACAGACCTTTTCGATGCACGCTCTAGTGCAATCGAACCAC
Coding sequences within it:
- a CDS encoding transcription initiation factor IIB family protein, with protein sequence MATNKTSSSRIARETTQESQPESSCPECRGQLVTADRETRCRTCGLIVDEDQLDRGPEWFASDADSSRRRTGAALTERRHDRGLSTEIGWNRDGYGNKISGKKRRQLARMRREHRRSQWRSKRERNLATGLGEVRRIIGALGLADTLREQACALFRQAQNRDLCHGRSLESIAAASVYAVCRCNGLGRTLEQISHVAVCSQSRLECAYAAMNTDLELPTVVPQPRSVLPRLASELGVPNDVQHQALELAALGTEARITTGRHPQGFAAACLYRAGQERGWQVTQQELAAVSNTSPKTIRAHRDALLEILER
- a CDS encoding PadR family transcriptional regulator; its protein translation is MYDLTGFQRDLLYTVAGQDEPHGLAIKDELEDYYEKEIHHGRLYPNLDTIVDKGLVEKGQEDRRTNFYTLTKRGQREIEARREWEDQYVEDLLESE